From the Burkholderia ubonensis subsp. mesacidophila genome, the window GCTCAAGCGCAAGGCGCTCGTCAAGCTCGAGCAGTTTCCGGGCCTGTTCGACCGCGAAGCGATGCTGAATGCCGTGACGATGCACGACTTCGACGACGTCGTCACCGCGCCGCTGCACGGCTTCGCCGACGCGAACGACTACTGGACGCAGGCGACCACCCGCCCGCTCCTGCCGGCGATCGACGTGCCGACGCTGATCCTCAACGCCCGCAACGACCCGTTCCTGCCCGCGTCGGCGCTGCCCGGCCCGGCGGACGTATCGCCCGCCGTCGAGCTCGACCAGCCCGCGGACGGCGGCCATGCGGGATTCATGACCGGGCCGTTCCCCGGCCGGCTCGACTGGCTGTCGGCGCGGGTGTTCGGCTACTGCTCCAAATTCGTCGACCATGGATGACATCGTCAAGCAGGCGCTCGCCAAGTGGCCGGACGTGCCGCACTGCACCGGCTGGCTGCTGCTCGACCGGCGCGGCGACTGGCGCCTGCGCGACGACGCCGCGCAGGCGGCCGGCGAGCTTGGCGCGCCGCTCCGTCACGCGGCGCTGGTCGCGTTCATCGCGCGCAACTACGAAGCCGACGAGCACGGCCAGTGGTTCTTCCAGAACGGGCCGCAGCGCGTGTACGTCGAGCTCGCGTATACCCCGTGGATCGTGCGGCTCGCCGAACAGGACGGGCGGCTCACGCTCACCGACCAGGCCGGCCGGCCGTTCGAGCCGCGGGAAGCGTGGCTCGACGACGCGGGCGGCGTGCTGTTTCGCGACGCCGGCACCCCGCCGCGCGTCGCCGCGCTGCACGACCACGATCTCGGGCTGTTCGCCGACCACGCGGATCTCGACGCGACGCCGCCCGTGGTGCGCTGGCAAGCCGACCGCGCGCTGCCGCTCGGCGAGATCGCGCGCGCCGACGTGTCGGCGCGCTTCGGCTTCGTCGCGAGCCCGGCCGAACGGGCGCGCGCCGCGCCGCCCGGCGAACACTGACGCCGCCGCGACCGGCTAGCTCCTGCCGTTCTTGTCTTCCTCGCGCTCTTCCTTGTAGCGCGCCTCGAATTCGAGCAGGCGCGCGTTGAGCATCGACTGGTCGTAGAACGACACGTCCTTTGCATCACGCGCGTCCTTCAGCTGGCGGATCGCCGCCGGCCACGCGCCGTCGAGCGCGAGCTTCTCCGCCTGCGCGCGGCGCCGCGCGAGCATGTCACCCTTGCCGTCGCTCGCTTTCGCGAGATAGTCCCACCAGTCCGGCTGCTGCGGATCGGCCAGCGCCTGCGTCCGGGCGAGCGTCTGCGCTTCTCCGAAGCGGCGCGCGGCCAGGAGCGACTGCAGATGCACGACGATCGCCGCGTGCGACGCCGGCCAGCGCCGCTGCGCGAGCGCCGCGAGCCTCACCGCGTCGTCGGTGCGCCCCGCGCGGCGCGCGAGGTCCGCGGCGAGCACGTCGAGGCTCGGCGAGCTCGTGGCAGGATCGTCGTCGCGCCGCGCGCGCGCATCGAACGCTGCGCGCGACGCCGCCAGCGCCTGGCCCGCCGCGTCGTACTGGCCGAGCAGCGTGTTCGCGAGCGCGACGCCGTACCAGTTCGCGGCGACGTTCGCCGCAGTGTGGTCGTCGATCTCGAGCTGCATCCGGCGCGCCTCGGCCGCGATGTCGGTGGGGGCACGGTTCTGCAGGATGCGCAGCCGGGCGCGCACGAACCCGTATTCGGCAGACTGGTGCGGCTGGCGGTACGGCGCGCGCCGCGCGCGATCCTCCATGTCGGCGATTCGTTCGCCGGTCAGCGGATGGGTGCGCGCATAGGCCGGCACGCCCGCATCGCCCATCGACGCGCGATCGAGCCGCTCGAAGAAACCCGGCATCCCGTACGGGTCGTAGCCCGCGCCCGCGAGCAGCTGGAAGCCGACGCGGTCCGCCTCGCGCTCCGCCGAGCGCGAGAAGCGCAGCTGGTTGTCGACCGCGTACGCCTGCCCGCCCATCGCGATCGCGCTGCCGAGATCGCCGCTGCGCGCGAGCACGCCCGCCAGCACGCCGAGCAGCATCGTCGCGAGCGCCGTATAGCCGGTCTTCTCGCTCGCGCCGATCATCCGCGCGATATGCCGCTGCAGCACGTGGCCCATCTCGTGGCCGACGACCGACGCGAGCTCGGACTCCGTCTGCGTCGTGATGAAGAGCCCGGTGTTGATGCCGATGAAGCCGCCCGGCATCGAGAATGCATTGATCTGCGCGTCGCGCACCGGGAACAGGTCGAAGTCGGGCGCATAGCCGCCGATGAAGCGCGCGGTGGCCGCGGCCGCGAGCCGCGCCGCCACCGCGTTCAGGTAATCGCGCGTGAGCCAGTCGTCGAGATAGTCGGGGTCGCGCCGCACCTCGCGCATCACCCGTTCGCCGAGCTTGCGCTCGGCCTGCGGCGTCAGCGCGCCGCCGGAGCCGTCACCGAGGTCGGGCAACTGCAGCGCCCGCAGCGGCGCGCGCAGGCCGGAGGCGGAATTCGACACGCCGGTGGCGCCGGAAAACCGGCTCTCGGCGCCGCCGTAGGTGCCGAATACGTCGGGCGCAATGCCGGACGGCACGGTCGAGATCGACGGAAGACCGGCGGGCGCCGCCTCGAGCGGCAACGCGCCCGTGCGTTGCGCGAAGCCGCTGGGCGGCAGCGCCAGGGCCGCCGACAGCAACGCGACAAGCAACTGTTTGACACGCATGGCAGGATGATCGCGACGCCGTCCCGCGCGCGGCGCGCGCCTCGCGGCGATTGGTATGAATATCGTGGCCATTGTACCGGCGCCGGCCCGGCTGTCCCGCACGGATCGTCCGCCGGTTGTGTCCCGGCGGCGCGAGCGCCCGCTGCTATGATAGGCGCCCTTCAAGCTATGCACGGGATCGAACCGGACGCCCGAACGGCGGGTTCGATCGACAGGAGCACGACATGTCTGGACTCACCCATTTCGACGCCGCCGGCCACGCACACATGGTCGACGTCGGCGGCAAGCAGGAAACGCAGCGTATCGCCATCGCACGCGGCACGATCCGGATGCTGCCGGCGACGTTCGAGCTGATCCGCGACGGCAAGGCGAAAAAAGGCGACGTGCTCGGCGTCGCGCGCATCGCGGCGATCCAGGGCGCGAAGCGCACCGCCGACCTGATTCCGCTGTGCCATCCGCTCGCGCTGACCCGCGTCGCGGTCGATTTCGAGCTCGACGACGCGCTGCCGGGCGTGCGCTGCGTCGCGCAGGTCGAGACGTTCGGGCGGACCGGCGTCGAGATGGAGGCGCTCACCGCGGTGCAGGTCGGGCTCCTGACCGTGTACGACATGTGCAAGGCGGTCGATCGCGGGATGGTGATTACCGACGTGAGCGTGCGGGAGAAGCGCGGCGGGAAATCGGGGGACTGGAAGGCGGAAGCGTAAACGCTGATTCGGCGCTGAAAGGCTGCGTAACCGGAACGCGTTCGCCGTACGGCTACACGGTAGCCCGATCAGACATGTGCAAGGCCGCTGGATACGCCACCATCACAAAAACAATTCATGAGAGATCTGCTCCCCCGCCCCGAGCCACGGCGCCCGCTGCCGGCCGCGCCGCCGGCCATCCTGCTGGCCGCAACCCTGCTGTGCACGCCGGCGGCCGCGCACGCGCATGACACCGGCATCGCCGCATCCGGGCTCCGCGCACAGCTGAATTGCTCGACGACCGCGCGCTGGCCGCTGCCGAAGGAACGCGCGGTGCTTGTATGTTTAAGCCTGACCAGTACGGTAAAGTCTGAGCGCAGCCAGACATGACCGTGCAGTTTGATCCGCGCTTGGGCGTGAGAGCCCGTTTCTGAGTACAAAACGCACGGTTGCCGTGCTGGTCTTCCTGAAACCCGAACGGTTACCCGCCCCGATTTGATCGAGAGCGCATGCACAAGCAAGGGATCTGAAGATCATGTCTGTTTCCTCAGTGGTGGTCGGCATCGACGTGGCCAAAGAACACGTCGATATTGAAGTCTTGGGCGCTGAACTGGCTTCTCAGCGATGGGCTAACGATGCCGAGGCGCACTCGGCACTGGCAGCGGCTTCGCAACCGCTGAACATTAGCCTGATCGTCATGGAGGCCACTGGCGGCTACGAAGCAGCGCTTGCCTGCGCGCTGCAAGCGGTTGGTCTGCCGGTTGCCGTGGTTAATCCGCGTCAGGCGCGCGACTTTGCTAAATCGATGGGACGTCTGGCCAAGACTGACACGATCGATGCCCATATGCTGGCCGAGTTCGCATCGGTACTGGTTCGCCGCCAGGATCTGGCCAGCTTCATTCGACCGCTGGCGGACGCCCAGCAACAAGCCCTGGCCGCCATGGTCACGCGTCGTCGTCAGTTGCTCGGCATGCTGCTCTCGGAGCGACAGCGTCTGCAACTGGCGATTCCAGTCGTTCGCCCGAGCATCGAGACCATGATCGACGCCATTCGCAAGCAACTCGATGATGTCGATGCCCAAATGGTCGCTCACGTTCGCGAGCACTACAGTGCGCTCGACGTGTTGCTTCGCTCCGCAAGCGGTATCGGTCCGGTAGCCAGCGCCACATTGATCGCGGAATTGCCTGAGCTCGGTCGGCTTAATCGGCGCCAGATTGCAGCCTTGGTCGGTGTCGCCCCGATGGCTTGGGACTCTGGAACCGTCCGCGGACGCAGGCGAATCCAAGGCGGACGCTTTGATATCCGCCGCGTTCTGTACATGGCTGCGCTCACCGCTTCGCGACGCAACCCCGCCATTACCGCCTTCTACCAACGGCTCATTGCTTCCGGCAAACCGCCCAAGGTCGCGCTGGTTGCCTGCATGCGCAAGCTCCTGACCGTGCTCAACGCCATGGTCAAAACCAGCACACCTTGGGACAGTTCGCTTCATTCCGCTTGACTCGCTAGACGGTTACTCAGAACGGCCGGCGTGTCGATTTCGGGCTTCGCCGGGGATGGCGGTGTGATCGTCGACGCGCGGCACGATGATCCGGACGATCGCTGGTCCGAAATGCGTTTCCGGTTTCCGCAACCGTTGACGATCGACGGCTACCCGGTGAGCGTCATTCATCTCTATCGACAGCCGTCCGGCGACACCCCTGCCGACGAAGACCTGAAGGTCTATGCGCAGACGAGCGGCGATGTTGCCGCATACGCGCGCGACCGCCGGCTGGCTCCGGTGCCGACACCCGCGCCGTGGGCCATGAATGTAGGCGAGAACGCGGAGGACGACGCGGCCCCGGCGTTCAAGGCGACGTACGCCGCGTGGACGAAGCCGCTGACGAAGGCTCAGGCGCGTGCGCTGTCCAGCCCCACCGGCACCTACGTCCTGCCCGGCCGCCACCGCCTGCCGGCGCTGCGCTTCGCCGGCCCCCTCGCCGGCGCGCCGGGCCAGTTCGCATTCGGCTGCCGGATCTTCGGTTCGGAAGCGAGTCCCGTGGAAGGCCTGTAAAGCTGCCGCGGGTGCTGCCCGCCCGCTTTCAATTGCATTGCCCGGCGCAGGCCGCTACGGTGGCCGGCCGGCAAACTACCCTCCGGGTTCCGGATGAAAACAATCCAAAAAATCGCCGCCGTGGCGCTGTGCCTCGCATCCGCCGCCCCGTCCATCGTCCACGCCGCCAGCAGTTGCCCCGCCGCGGACACCGCCGCGCGCGCGGCGATCAGCGCACGGCATCGCCTGATGAAGATCCCGAGCCCGCAAAGCGACGACAATGGCGAAGGGGTCTTGCCGGCGCAACAGGACGCGATCCGCGCGTACAAGCAGGCGCTCGTCGACGCGATCGACGCGCGGCTCGCGTGCAGCGACGAACGCGTCGAGCCGGCCGCCCTGCAACGCACGCTCGCCGCGGCGCTCGGCGTATCGGCCCAATCGAGCGAGCCGGATTCCGGTTCGCCGTTCGGGCGCAATCCCACCGTGGCCGTGGAACGCGCGACCACGCCCCGGCCGCTTGTCCTCGTGCGCGCCGGCTTCGACGTCACCTGCGGCGACGACAACCTGCTCGCCGGCTATGCATGGGACAACAGCGGGGACAACGGCGGCTGGCGGCGCGTGCTGCGCTGGCAGAGCGACGACTACAAGGACGTCTCCGGCGCGTACGGCAGGGGCTTCGAATTCGCGGCGCTGCCGGGCGGACAGGTGGTGGTCGTGCACGGCACGCCGTGGTGCACGTCGACGTGGACGCACTTCGTCGCCGACGTGATCGTCCCGGCGAGCGGCGCGGCGCCTCAGCGCGCGGTGTTCCGGATGGGCAAGGACTATTGGTTCGACGAAGACAACTTCCGGCTGAAGACACGCCCCGACGGTTTCGAGCTGCGTGCGGCTGTGCACTCGATCGACTTCGACCTGCTGGCGCGGCCGGGCATCTACCGCTATCGGCTGGACGGCGACACCGTGCACCGGGTGCAGCCCGCCGCCGCAAACGGCCGGGACTTCGTCGACGAATGGCTGAAAGTCGACGACACGCTCGCGCGCGAATGGAGCGACCCGGCGTCGGTCGCTACCGTGTTGAAAGCGCGGCATGCGCTCGACGAACAACGCAAGGCGCCCGGCACGTCGTTCGGGTACGGTGCGGTGCGCGGCTGCTCGACCGCGAAGGATCGCTTCCAGGTCGAGATCGCACTGACCGGCAAGTCAGGGCAAACCGTCGCGAAGCGCTACGGCCTGATCCGCCAGGAGGCCAACGGTTTCACGATGCTCGGATTGCAGGACGCGCCGGAGCCGACCTGCCGCGGCGCAAACCTGATGCCGCGGCACTGATCCACACGGGCGGCCTCGCCGCGAGCGTCAGCCGCCGCGCCGCGGCTCGAACACGAACGGCTGCGTCAGCGTGAACGGATTCGCCGCGGGCCCCGTCTGCGAGCAGGTCGCACGCGACATCGCTTCGGCCGCTGCCCGGTCCGCGGCGGCATTGCGGCTGCTGGTCGTGATCGTCACGTTTTCCGCCACCCCGGAGGTCGTCATCAGCGCCCGCACCAGCACGGTCGCGGGACGCGTGAGCGGCTTCGCCGTCTCCGGGTAGACGGCGCGCGGGATGCTGCACGTCAGCTTGCTGTCTTGCTGCGAAGACACCGCGCAGCCGGCGAGCAGCGCGGCGGCGACGGGCAGCAACAGAT encodes:
- a CDS encoding DUF2946 family protein; the protein is MDDIVKQALAKWPDVPHCTGWLLLDRRGDWRLRDDAAQAAGELGAPLRHAALVAFIARNYEADEHGQWFFQNGPQRVYVELAYTPWIVRLAEQDGRLTLTDQAGRPFEPREAWLDDAGGVLFRDAGTPPRVAALHDHDLGLFADHADLDATPPVVRWQADRALPLGEIARADVSARFGFVASPAERARAAPPGEH
- a CDS encoding M48 family metalloprotease; this encodes MRVKQLLVALLSAALALPPSGFAQRTGALPLEAAPAGLPSISTVPSGIAPDVFGTYGGAESRFSGATGVSNSASGLRAPLRALQLPDLGDGSGGALTPQAERKLGERVMREVRRDPDYLDDWLTRDYLNAVAARLAAAATARFIGGYAPDFDLFPVRDAQINAFSMPGGFIGINTGLFITTQTESELASVVGHEMGHVLQRHIARMIGASEKTGYTALATMLLGVLAGVLARSGDLGSAIAMGGQAYAVDNQLRFSRSAEREADRVGFQLLAGAGYDPYGMPGFFERLDRASMGDAGVPAYARTHPLTGERIADMEDRARRAPYRQPHQSAEYGFVRARLRILQNRAPTDIAAEARRMQLEIDDHTAANVAANWYGVALANTLLGQYDAAGQALAASRAAFDARARRDDDPATSSPSLDVLAADLARRAGRTDDAVRLAALAQRRWPASHAAIVVHLQSLLAARRFGEAQTLARTQALADPQQPDWWDYLAKASDGKGDMLARRRAQAEKLALDGAWPAAIRQLKDARDAKDVSFYDQSMLNARLLEFEARYKEEREEDKNGRS
- the moaC gene encoding cyclic pyranopterin monophosphate synthase MoaC, whose product is MSGLTHFDAAGHAHMVDVGGKQETQRIAIARGTIRMLPATFELIRDGKAKKGDVLGVARIAAIQGAKRTADLIPLCHPLALTRVAVDFELDDALPGVRCVAQVETFGRTGVEMEALTAVQVGLLTVYDMCKAVDRGMVITDVSVREKRGGKSGDWKAEA
- a CDS encoding IS110 family transposase → MSVSSVVVGIDVAKEHVDIEVLGAELASQRWANDAEAHSALAAASQPLNISLIVMEATGGYEAALACALQAVGLPVAVVNPRQARDFAKSMGRLAKTDTIDAHMLAEFASVLVRRQDLASFIRPLADAQQQALAAMVTRRRQLLGMLLSERQRLQLAIPVVRPSIETMIDAIRKQLDDVDAQMVAHVREHYSALDVLLRSASGIGPVASATLIAELPELGRLNRRQIAALVGVAPMAWDSGTVRGRRRIQGGRFDIRRVLYMAALTASRRNPAITAFYQRLIASGKPPKVALVACMRKLLTVLNAMVKTSTPWDSSLHSA
- a CDS encoding TonB family protein, whose product is MATCPTYLLLPVAAALLAGCAVSSQQDSKLTCSIPRAVYPETAKPLTRPATVLVRALMTTSGVAENVTITTSSRNAAADRAAAEAMSRATCSQTGPAANPFTLTQPFVFEPRRGG